One genomic window of Vicugna pacos chromosome 18, VicPac4, whole genome shotgun sequence includes the following:
- the SNX8 gene encoding sorting nexin-8 isoform X1: MTGGAMDPLPAAPVAAAAEAEADEEGDPPAADPPVPQVGEQRAPDAGRMQMPPGNPLLLSLTLQELLARDVVQVELIPEKKGLFLKHVEYEVSSQRFQSSVYRRYNDFVVFHETLLQKFPYRMVPALPPKRMLGADREFIEARRRALKRFINLVARHPPFSEDVVLKLFLSFTGPDVQNKLKESAQYVGDEFVNCKLAARAKDFLPADIQAQFAISRELIRNVYNSFYKLRDRAERMVSRAIDSAADLLVFGKELSTLGSDTTPLPSWAALSSSTWGSLKQALRGLSVEFALLADKAAQQGKQEENDVVEKLNLFLDLLQSYKDLCERHEKGVLHKHQRALHKYSLMKRQVMSAAAHNREPESVEQLESRIVEQESVIQTMELRNYFSLYCLHQETQLVHVYLPLTSHILGAFVNSQIQGHKEMSKVWNDLQPKLRCLFAGPHGSPPPQDGLPPH, from the exons ACCCGCCAGTGCCCCAGGTCGGCGAGCAGAGGGCCCCGGACGCCGGTCGGATGCAGATGCCGCCAGGGAACCCGCTGCTGCTGTCTCTCACGCTGCAGGAGCTGCTGGCCAGGGACGTGGTGCAGGTGGAGCTCATCCCCGAGAAGAAGGGCCTCTTCCTGAAGCACGTGGAGTATGAGGTCTCCAGCCAG CGCTTCCAGTCGTCTGTGTACCGGCGGTACAACGACTTCGTGGTCTTCCACGAGACGCTGCTGCAGAAGTTCCCGTACCGCATGGTGCCGGCCCTCCCGCCCAAGAGGATGCTGGGAG CCGACAGGGAGTTCATAGAGGCCCGGCGGAGAGCGCTGAAACGCTTCATCAACCTGGTGGCCCGGCACCCCCCTTTCTCCGAGGACGTCGTCCTCAAGCTGTTCCTGTCCTTCACCGGCCCT GATGTGCAGAACAAGCTGAAGGAGTCCGCCCAGTACGTGGGAGACGAATTCGTGAATTGTAAGCTGGCCGCTCGGGCCAAG GACTTCCTCCCGGCGGACATCCAGGCTCAGTTCGCCATCAGCCGGGAGCTGATCCGCAACGTCTACAACAGCTTTTACAAACTTCGTGACCGGGCCGAGCGCATGGTGTCGCGGGCCATCGACAGCGCTGCCGACCTTCTCGTGTTCGGGAAGGAGCTGAG CACTTTAGGGTCTGACACGACGCCGCTCCCCTCCTGGGCCGCTCTGAGCAGCAGCACGTGGGGGTCCCTCAAGCAGGCGCTGAGAGGCCTGTCCGTTGAATTTGCACTGCTCGCCGACAAGGCTGCGCAGCAG GGCAAACAGGAAGAGAACGACGTGGTGGAGAAACTGAACCTCTTCCTGGATCTGCTTCAGTCCTATAAA gACCTGTGTGAGCGGCACGAGAAGGGCGTGCTGCACAAGCACCAGCGGGCGCTGCACAAGTACAGCCTGATGAAGCGGCAGGTGATGAGCGCCGCCGCGCACAACCGCGAGCCCGAGTCGGTGGAGCAGCTGGAGTCCCGCATCGTGGAG CAGGAGAGCGTGATCCAGACGATGGAGCTTCGGAACTACTTCTCCCTGTACTGCCTGCACCAGGAGACGCAGCTGGTGCACGTCTACCTGCCCCTCACCTCCCACATCCTCGGGGCCTTCGTCAACTCCCAGATCCAAGGGCACAAGGAG ATGAGCAAGGTGTGGAATGACCTGCAGCCCAAGCTGCGCTGCCTCTTCGCTGGCCCGCACGGCTCCCCGCCCCCTCAGGACGGCCTGCCTCCGCACTAG
- the SNX8 gene encoding sorting nexin-8 isoform X2, which translates to MTGGAMDPLPAAPVAAAAEAEADEEGDPPAADPPVPQVGEQRAPDAGRMQMPPGNPLLLSLTLQELLARDVVQVELIPEKKGLFLKHVEYEVSSQRFQSSVYRRYNDFVVFHETLLQKFPYRMVPALPPKRMLGADREFIEARRRALKRFINLVARHPPFSEDVVLKLFLSFTGPDVQNKLKESAQYVGDEFVNCKLAARAKDFLPADIQAQFAISRELIRNVYNSFYKLRDRAERMVSRAIDSAADLLVFGKELSTLGSDTTPLPSWAALSSSTWGSLKQALRGLSVEFALLADKAAQQGKQEENDVVEKLNLFLDLLQSYKDLCERHEKGVLHKHQRALHKYSLMKRQVMSAAAHNREPESVEQLESRIVEESVIQTMELRNYFSLYCLHQETQLVHVYLPLTSHILGAFVNSQIQGHKEMSKVWNDLQPKLRCLFAGPHGSPPPQDGLPPH; encoded by the exons ACCCGCCAGTGCCCCAGGTCGGCGAGCAGAGGGCCCCGGACGCCGGTCGGATGCAGATGCCGCCAGGGAACCCGCTGCTGCTGTCTCTCACGCTGCAGGAGCTGCTGGCCAGGGACGTGGTGCAGGTGGAGCTCATCCCCGAGAAGAAGGGCCTCTTCCTGAAGCACGTGGAGTATGAGGTCTCCAGCCAG CGCTTCCAGTCGTCTGTGTACCGGCGGTACAACGACTTCGTGGTCTTCCACGAGACGCTGCTGCAGAAGTTCCCGTACCGCATGGTGCCGGCCCTCCCGCCCAAGAGGATGCTGGGAG CCGACAGGGAGTTCATAGAGGCCCGGCGGAGAGCGCTGAAACGCTTCATCAACCTGGTGGCCCGGCACCCCCCTTTCTCCGAGGACGTCGTCCTCAAGCTGTTCCTGTCCTTCACCGGCCCT GATGTGCAGAACAAGCTGAAGGAGTCCGCCCAGTACGTGGGAGACGAATTCGTGAATTGTAAGCTGGCCGCTCGGGCCAAG GACTTCCTCCCGGCGGACATCCAGGCTCAGTTCGCCATCAGCCGGGAGCTGATCCGCAACGTCTACAACAGCTTTTACAAACTTCGTGACCGGGCCGAGCGCATGGTGTCGCGGGCCATCGACAGCGCTGCCGACCTTCTCGTGTTCGGGAAGGAGCTGAG CACTTTAGGGTCTGACACGACGCCGCTCCCCTCCTGGGCCGCTCTGAGCAGCAGCACGTGGGGGTCCCTCAAGCAGGCGCTGAGAGGCCTGTCCGTTGAATTTGCACTGCTCGCCGACAAGGCTGCGCAGCAG GGCAAACAGGAAGAGAACGACGTGGTGGAGAAACTGAACCTCTTCCTGGATCTGCTTCAGTCCTATAAA gACCTGTGTGAGCGGCACGAGAAGGGCGTGCTGCACAAGCACCAGCGGGCGCTGCACAAGTACAGCCTGATGAAGCGGCAGGTGATGAGCGCCGCCGCGCACAACCGCGAGCCCGAGTCGGTGGAGCAGCTGGAGTCCCGCATCGTGGAG GAGAGCGTGATCCAGACGATGGAGCTTCGGAACTACTTCTCCCTGTACTGCCTGCACCAGGAGACGCAGCTGGTGCACGTCTACCTGCCCCTCACCTCCCACATCCTCGGGGCCTTCGTCAACTCCCAGATCCAAGGGCACAAGGAG ATGAGCAAGGTGTGGAATGACCTGCAGCCCAAGCTGCGCTGCCTCTTCGCTGGCCCGCACGGCTCCCCGCCCCCTCAGGACGGCCTGCCTCCGCACTAG